In Corylus avellana chromosome ca2, CavTom2PMs-1.0, the following proteins share a genomic window:
- the LOC132170756 gene encoding thioredoxin domain-containing protein PLP3B-like, with protein sequence MDPNTVKSTLSNLAFGNVMAAAARDYQKELLSQDKAQASSSINQEVDLDELMDDPELEKLHADRIAALKKEAEKREALVKQRHGEYREITEGDFLGEVTSSEKVICQFYHQEFYRCKIMDKHLKSLAPRHLDAKFIKLDAENAPFFVAKLGVKTLPCVILFRKGIAVDRLVGFQDLGGKDDFTTKALEVLLIKKGIISEKKEVADDEDDKYDENRYRTVRSSSIPDSDSE encoded by the exons ATGGATCCGAACACAGTGAAATCGACTCTGTCGAACTTAGCATTTGGGAATGTGATGGCAGCGGCTGCTCGTGATTACCAGAAG GAATTGCTTTCTCAAGATAAGGCACAGGCGTCAAGTTCTATTAACCAGGAAGTCGACCTCGATGAGTTGATGGAT GATCCTGAACTCGAAAAGTTGCATGCCGATAGGATTGCGGCTCTCAAG AAAGAAGCTGAAAAGCGAGAAGCATTAGTGAAGCAAAGGCATGGAGAATACCGGGAGATTACTGAGGGAGATTTCTTGGGCGAAGTTACTAGTAGTGAAAAAGTTATATGTCAATTCTATCATCAGGAGTTCTATCGTTGCAA GATAATGGATAAGCATTTGAAGTCCCTTGCACCAAGACATCTTGATGCAAAGTTCATCAAACTGGATGCAGAG AATGCACCCTTCTTCGTTGCCAAACTAGGAGTCAAGACTTTGCCTTGTGTCATATTGTTCAG aaaAGGAATTGCAGTAGATAGGCTGGTTGGGTTTCAAGATCTGGGAGGAAAAGATGATTTCACTACAAAGGCGCTTGAGGTCCTACTAATAAAGAAAG GTATTATAAGTGAGAAGAAAGAAGTtgcagatgatgaagatgataaatatgatgaaaataggTACAGGACAGTGAGATCCTCTTCCATTCCTGATTCT